From Bacillota bacterium, one genomic window encodes:
- the ftsE gene encoding cell division ATP-binding protein FtsE: MVRLYNVTKVYQNAVKALTDVTITLNKGDFLFVTGPSGAGKTTLIRLICREELPTRGQVIFDGKNIGRLKHKEVALFRRRIGMVFQDFRLLPRKTVFENVALALEINGIPWREIKRRVPEVLDQVGLLTKAGSFPGQLSGGEQQRVSLARALVNRPCLVMADEPTGNLDTENARELIRLLLEINREGTTVLMATHALDIVNALDKKIISLNEGRLVEYEARGSYLYGT, encoded by the coding sequence TTGGTAAGGCTGTACAATGTCACCAAGGTATACCAGAACGCGGTCAAGGCCCTTACGGACGTGACCATCACGTTGAACAAAGGGGATTTCCTCTTTGTCACAGGGCCGAGCGGCGCGGGAAAGACCACGCTTATCAGGCTCATTTGTCGTGAGGAACTGCCCACACGGGGTCAGGTAATTTTCGACGGCAAGAATATCGGGCGGTTGAAGCACAAGGAAGTGGCGCTCTTTCGCCGGCGTATCGGCATGGTTTTTCAGGACTTCCGCTTGCTGCCGCGGAAAACCGTATTTGAGAACGTAGCCCTGGCCCTCGAAATCAACGGTATACCCTGGCGCGAGATCAAAAGGCGGGTTCCCGAGGTCCTGGATCAGGTCGGACTTCTTACCAAGGCAGGTTCCTTCCCCGGTCAGCTATCGGGGGGAGAGCAGCAGCGAGTGTCGCTCGCCAGGGCTCTGGTCAACCGGCCCTGTCTGGTTATGGCGGACGAGCCTACCGGAAACCTCGATACGGAAAACGCCCGTGAGCTTATCAGGCTTCTCCTTGAGATAAACCGGGAGGGCACCACCGTTTTAATGGCGACTCACGCACTGGATATTGTCAACGCGCTGGACAAAAAGATTATAAGTCTAAATGAAGGCC